A region from the Sandaracinus amylolyticus genome encodes:
- a CDS encoding ATP-dependent DNA ligase: protein MSAEAWKSWAAVSEPYGSGRKAGVGALLDQDLLSRLKRYKRQVAKRYRVVEPDIVDRALPSGEQLFISPKLDGELWFLVKREGDVALVAYNGRVLHGISVLSGVAKKLEGVSQIVIAGELVGASGSERPRSHHVNTALSDTKLEGALSFHAFDLVEEDGADALSRNYEARHTRLLSLLGEDAGARCTVVHTQRGEPNVVAQRYRDWVLADRFEGVVARSDRGLTYKIKPTSTVDLVVLAFGERITGNVKQVRELQVGLVREDGSFQLVGSVGTGLSEDDRVKWHAKLSAIEAKSSFRLANREGTLCRFVRPEIVVEVRVSDFLSSDGWDVPIRRMSLGWDPSSGWRAIGETRTAVPLHPVLLRERTDKTVDVGSVGMTQITAYLDDVAEEVVKATRRASAEVVRRAVFTKDAKGAVAVRKIVVVRTHKEHEGSHPPFVVFATDYSPGRKEPLQTTLRTASNAEGADAHVVAWLVENVKKGWNEVVEQRKGVPTVAAETPPVEEASAPAPKTAKKKSAAKSEEPETTSAAPPSEAEDAADEAKPKKKAARKRATKSEGASPEDEAK, encoded by the coding sequence ATGAGCGCCGAGGCGTGGAAGTCGTGGGCCGCGGTGAGCGAGCCCTACGGGAGCGGGCGCAAGGCCGGCGTCGGCGCGCTGCTCGATCAGGATCTCCTCTCGCGGCTCAAGCGCTACAAGCGCCAGGTCGCGAAGCGCTATCGCGTGGTCGAGCCCGACATCGTCGATCGCGCGCTGCCGAGCGGTGAGCAGCTCTTCATCTCGCCCAAGCTCGACGGAGAGCTCTGGTTCCTCGTGAAGCGCGAGGGCGACGTCGCGCTCGTCGCGTACAACGGGCGCGTGCTGCACGGCATCTCGGTGCTGAGCGGGGTCGCGAAGAAGCTCGAGGGGGTCTCGCAGATCGTGATCGCCGGCGAGCTCGTCGGCGCGTCCGGCAGCGAGCGGCCGCGATCGCACCACGTGAACACTGCGCTCTCGGACACGAAGCTCGAAGGCGCGCTCTCGTTCCACGCGTTCGATCTCGTCGAGGAGGACGGCGCGGACGCGCTCTCGCGCAACTACGAGGCGCGGCACACGCGCTTGCTCTCGCTGCTCGGCGAGGACGCGGGCGCGCGCTGCACCGTCGTGCACACGCAGCGCGGCGAGCCGAACGTCGTCGCGCAGCGCTATCGCGACTGGGTGCTCGCGGATCGCTTCGAGGGCGTCGTCGCGCGCAGCGATCGCGGCCTCACCTACAAGATCAAGCCGACGAGCACGGTGGATCTCGTCGTGCTCGCGTTCGGCGAGCGCATCACCGGCAACGTGAAGCAGGTGCGCGAGCTGCAGGTCGGCCTGGTGCGCGAGGACGGGAGCTTCCAGCTCGTCGGGTCGGTGGGCACCGGCCTGTCCGAGGACGATCGCGTGAAGTGGCACGCGAAGCTCAGCGCGATCGAGGCGAAGAGCTCGTTCCGCCTCGCGAACCGCGAAGGCACGCTGTGTCGCTTCGTGCGGCCCGAGATCGTCGTCGAGGTGCGCGTCTCCGACTTCCTCTCGAGCGACGGATGGGACGTTCCGATCCGACGCATGTCGCTCGGGTGGGATCCGTCGAGCGGCTGGCGCGCGATCGGTGAGACGCGCACCGCAGTGCCGCTCCATCCGGTGCTCCTGCGCGAGCGCACCGACAAGACCGTCGACGTCGGCAGCGTCGGGATGACGCAGATCACCGCGTACCTCGACGACGTCGCGGAAGAGGTCGTGAAGGCGACGCGGCGCGCGAGCGCCGAGGTCGTGCGTCGCGCGGTGTTCACGAAGGACGCGAAGGGCGCGGTCGCGGTGCGGAAGATCGTGGTGGTGCGCACCCACAAGGAGCACGAGGGATCGCACCCGCCGTTCGTGGTGTTCGCGACCGACTACTCGCCGGGCCGGAAGGAGCCCCTGCAGACGACGCTGCGCACGGCATCGAACGCCGAGGGCGCGGACGCGCACGTGGTCGCGTGGCTCGTCGAGAACGTGAAGAAGGGCTGGAACGAAGTCGTCGAGCAGCGGAAGGGCGTGCCCACGGTCGCGGCGGAGACGCCGCCCGTCGAAGAAGCGAGCGCGCCGGCCCCGAAGACGGCGAAGAAGAAGAGCGCCGCGAAGAGCGAAGAGCCCGAGACGACGTCGGCCGCGCCTCCGAGCGAAGCGGAGGACGCGGCCGACGAGGCGAAGCCGAAGAAGAAGGCAGCGCGCAAGCGCGCGACGAAGAGCGAGGGCGCGTCGCCCGAAGACGAAGCGAAGTGA
- a CDS encoding PEGA domain-containing protein, giving the protein MSRLCSFLPALLAIAVGLAPALMAPGLASAQQAAAPTAEQRQRARELYGEGQAHFEAGRFAEAQAAFEGAYREVPNPVVLLGVASAQEGLGQPLDAARTLRRYLRERPDAPDRATIEQRIAAMDPNGVTASQEPAAPAATGTIRVVCTPAGAAIALDGTDTGRTAPADLEVPAGEHTITLTLAGYQPITETVNVAAGGMNELALTLVEASAEGEGLQGEGDAFGEGGVEEATAEGEAEGAAEPPPPADTGPSAGVWVTTAIAGVGLVTGTIFGFLALSEQSDFDAMPTADAADRGETFALIADLSFGVAIAAGVTAIVLYAVDRPQPESETPPETARRDEGPRFTLAPWASPTSGGAAARIEF; this is encoded by the coding sequence ATGTCTCGACTCTGCAGCTTCCTTCCAGCTCTCCTCGCGATCGCCGTCGGGCTCGCTCCGGCGCTGATGGCCCCGGGCCTCGCGTCGGCCCAGCAAGCGGCGGCGCCCACCGCGGAGCAGCGCCAGCGCGCGCGTGAGCTCTACGGAGAGGGCCAGGCGCACTTCGAGGCGGGACGTTTCGCGGAAGCGCAGGCGGCGTTCGAGGGCGCGTACCGAGAGGTGCCGAACCCGGTCGTGCTCCTCGGTGTCGCGTCGGCGCAGGAGGGCCTCGGGCAGCCGCTCGATGCCGCGCGCACGCTGCGTCGCTACCTGCGCGAGCGACCCGACGCACCGGATCGCGCCACGATCGAGCAGCGCATCGCGGCGATGGATCCGAACGGCGTGACCGCCTCGCAGGAGCCCGCCGCGCCGGCCGCGACGGGCACGATCCGCGTCGTCTGCACGCCTGCCGGCGCGGCGATCGCGCTCGACGGGACCGACACCGGACGCACGGCGCCGGCCGACCTCGAGGTGCCCGCGGGTGAGCACACGATCACGCTCACGCTCGCGGGGTACCAGCCGATCACGGAGACCGTGAACGTCGCGGCGGGCGGCATGAACGAGCTCGCGCTCACGCTCGTCGAGGCGAGCGCGGAAGGCGAAGGCCTGCAGGGCGAGGGCGATGCGTTCGGCGAGGGCGGCGTCGAGGAAGCGACCGCCGAGGGCGAGGCCGAGGGCGCTGCCGAGCCTCCGCCGCCGGCGGACACCGGCCCGAGCGCGGGGGTGTGGGTCACCACGGCGATCGCGGGCGTGGGGCTCGTGACCGGCACGATCTTCGGGTTCCTCGCGCTCTCGGAGCAGAGCGACTTCGACGCGATGCCCACCGCTGACGCGGCCGATCGCGGCGAGACCTTCGCGCTGATCGCGGATCTGTCGTTCGGCGTCGCGATCGCGGCGGGCGTGACGGCGATCGTGCTCTACGCGGTCGATCGCCCGCAGCCCGAGAGCGAGACGCCGCCGGAGACGGCGCGTCGCGACGAGGGACCGCGCTTCACGCTCGCCCCGTGGGCCTCGCCGACGTCGGGCGGCGCGGCGGCGCGCATCGAGTTCTGA
- a CDS encoding LysR family transcriptional regulator, which yields MSPDALTPAALRYFVCIAELGSLTAASRALRISQPSLTVALRKLEEELGTTLFVRTSRGVRTTSSGDALLRHARQVMRSLADARTEIEGLEKEPRGRFTVGCHESLGAYFLPGLMAPFLARHPGIELALWNGNSRDVQRAVLDRVVDVGIVVNPEPHPEHVVQTLFEDRVELVVTSALRRTARREPLALLRSHPLLYVPALKQVQWLLVALEKRDVRASRPLPCSSMELVKSLILDGTGVGVLPRRVASHRVAEGRLVALDDALPAYEDSIAVVRRADAHVTSAMRLLLDALVAHGRSMRAAASVSR from the coding sequence ATGTCGCCCGACGCGCTGACGCCGGCCGCGCTGCGCTACTTCGTGTGCATCGCGGAGCTCGGGAGCCTCACTGCCGCGTCCCGCGCGCTCCGCATCAGCCAGCCCTCGCTCACCGTCGCGCTGCGCAAGCTCGAGGAGGAGCTCGGCACGACGCTGTTCGTGCGCACGAGCCGCGGCGTGCGCACCACGTCGAGCGGTGACGCGCTGCTGCGCCACGCGCGACAGGTGATGCGCTCGCTCGCCGATGCGCGCACCGAGATCGAAGGGCTCGAGAAGGAGCCCCGCGGGCGCTTCACGGTCGGGTGCCACGAGAGCCTCGGCGCGTACTTCCTGCCCGGCCTCATGGCGCCGTTCCTCGCGCGTCATCCGGGGATCGAGCTCGCGCTGTGGAACGGCAACTCGCGCGACGTGCAGCGCGCGGTGCTCGATCGTGTCGTCGACGTGGGCATCGTCGTGAACCCCGAGCCGCATCCCGAGCACGTCGTGCAGACGCTCTTCGAGGATCGCGTCGAGCTCGTGGTGACGTCGGCGCTGCGTCGCACCGCGCGTCGTGAGCCGCTCGCGCTGCTGCGCTCGCACCCGCTCCTGTACGTGCCGGCGCTGAAGCAGGTGCAGTGGCTGCTCGTCGCGCTCGAGAAGCGCGATGTGCGCGCGTCGCGCCCGCTGCCGTGCTCGAGCATGGAGCTCGTGAAGAGCCTCATCCTCGACGGCACGGGCGTCGGCGTGCTGCCGCGTCGCGTCGCGAGCCATCGCGTCGCCGAAGGACGCCTGGTCGCGCTCGACGATGCGCTTCCGGCCTACGAAGACTCGATCGCGGTGGTGCGCCGCGCCGACGCGCACGTCACGAGCGCGATGCGCCTCCTGCTCGACGCGCTCGTCGCGCACGGACGGAGCATGCGCGCCGCCGCGAGCGTATCGCGATAG
- a CDS encoding DNA-methyltransferase translates to MAGSLGKRRIASKKAALRRIVHGESLAALATLPDACARLVYIDPPFNTGRVQSRRRLRVTRDEEGERIGFQGARYRVEKLDEVARYDDKRGDEYVPWLMSRVEASLRCLSEDGSIFVHVDPRESHYVKVALDGLLGRASFVNEIVWAYDYGARTKKRWPAKHDVLLWYARDPKRYVFDHDAIDRVPYMAPKLVGPEKAARGKTPTDVWWNTIVPTNGREKTGYPTQKPLAILERIVRVHSAPGDVVLDFFAGSGTTGEAAAKHDRGFVLIDSSRDAVRVMKARLARWEPEIARVRSRSRVF, encoded by the coding sequence ATGGCGGGCAGTCTCGGCAAGCGTCGGATCGCGAGCAAGAAAGCGGCGCTGCGGCGCATCGTGCACGGCGAGAGCCTCGCCGCGCTCGCGACGCTGCCCGATGCGTGCGCGCGCCTCGTGTACATCGATCCGCCGTTCAACACCGGGCGCGTGCAGTCGCGCCGACGGCTGCGCGTGACGCGCGACGAAGAAGGCGAGCGCATCGGCTTCCAGGGCGCGCGGTATCGCGTCGAGAAGCTCGACGAGGTCGCGCGCTACGACGACAAGCGCGGCGACGAGTACGTGCCGTGGCTGATGTCGCGCGTGGAGGCATCGCTTCGCTGTCTCAGCGAGGATGGATCGATCTTCGTGCACGTCGATCCGCGCGAGTCGCACTACGTGAAGGTCGCGCTCGACGGATTGCTGGGACGCGCGTCGTTCGTGAACGAGATCGTGTGGGCCTACGACTACGGCGCGCGCACCAAGAAGCGCTGGCCCGCGAAGCACGACGTGCTGCTCTGGTACGCGCGCGACCCGAAGCGCTACGTGTTCGATCACGACGCGATCGATCGCGTGCCGTACATGGCGCCGAAGCTCGTCGGTCCCGAGAAGGCCGCGCGCGGCAAGACGCCGACCGACGTGTGGTGGAACACGATCGTGCCGACCAACGGACGCGAGAAGACGGGCTATCCCACGCAGAAGCCGCTCGCGATCCTCGAGCGCATCGTGCGCGTGCACAGCGCGCCGGGCGACGTCGTGCTCGACTTCTTCGCGGGGAGCGGGACGACGGGCGAAGCGGCGGCGAAGCACGATCGCGGGTTCGTCCTGATCGACTCGAGCCGCGACGCGGTGCGCGTGATGAAGGCGCGGCTCGCGCGCTGGGAGCCCGAGATCGCGCGCGTGCGCTCGCGTTCGCGCGTTTTTTGA